Proteins encoded in a region of the Photobacterium profundum SS9 genome:
- a CDS encoding Na+/H+ antiporter NhaC family protein, translated as MPNTTQQSTIKPSALALLPLGVFLTLFIGVGTYLTMQGVDFAFYQLPAPVAALPAIVIALLLSKEKLNKAIEQFLRGVGHSDIIAMCMIYLLAGAFAAVAKATGGVDATVNLGLSMIPASMILPGIFVISAFIATAMGTSMGTIAAVAPVALGLAQAAGMDVALTAGVVLSGAMFGDNLSIISDTTIASTRSQGCQMKDKFRENIRIALPAAIVAMLVFAFSSTVTEVPAASDIEWLKVLPYITILVLAVSGLNVFVVLGIGILLAGGIGLVSVDDYSLSTYAKDIYAGFGNMQEIFLLSMLIGGISELMRQQGGLAYLTQMISRIIRVFSKDHSQGQNLRASEFGIAGLVGLTNVCTANNTVAIIVSGGVARELAEENGVTPRRSASLLDIFSCVVQGVLPYGAQALLLGSVFGLSPLEVVSHSYYCFFLAIAAVIAVLLKHPNRQLANA; from the coding sequence ATGCCGAACACAACACAGCAATCTACCATTAAGCCATCAGCACTTGCACTGCTGCCTTTAGGCGTGTTTCTAACCCTCTTTATTGGTGTTGGAACTTACTTAACCATGCAAGGCGTCGACTTTGCCTTTTACCAGTTACCTGCACCCGTTGCTGCATTACCTGCGATTGTTATTGCTTTGCTATTGAGCAAAGAAAAATTAAATAAAGCAATCGAGCAGTTTTTACGTGGTGTCGGTCATAGCGACATCATTGCGATGTGTATGATTTACCTGCTCGCGGGTGCATTTGCAGCTGTTGCTAAGGCAACTGGGGGCGTTGATGCGACCGTTAATCTTGGTCTTTCAATGATTCCTGCAAGTATGATTTTGCCAGGTATCTTTGTGATATCCGCTTTCATTGCAACAGCAATGGGTACTTCAATGGGTACGATTGCGGCAGTTGCGCCTGTGGCATTGGGGTTAGCTCAAGCTGCTGGAATGGATGTTGCTCTAACGGCTGGCGTTGTACTGAGTGGTGCGATGTTTGGTGATAACTTATCGATTATTTCTGATACGACCATTGCTTCTACCCGCTCACAGGGCTGTCAGATGAAAGATAAGTTCCGCGAGAATATTCGTATTGCTTTACCTGCTGCAATTGTTGCTATGTTGGTATTCGCATTTAGTAGCACAGTCACTGAAGTACCCGCAGCGAGTGACATTGAATGGCTAAAAGTATTGCCTTATATTACGATTTTAGTGTTGGCTGTATCGGGTCTGAATGTATTCGTGGTACTGGGTATCGGTATCTTGTTAGCGGGTGGAATTGGTCTTGTGTCGGTTGATGACTATAGCTTATCGACGTACGCAAAAGACATTTATGCTGGCTTCGGCAATATGCAAGAAATCTTCTTACTATCCATGCTTATTGGTGGTATCAGTGAGCTAATGCGCCAACAAGGTGGTTTAGCGTATTTAACGCAAATGATTAGCCGCATTATTCGAGTATTCAGTAAAGATCACTCGCAAGGACAAAACCTACGAGCAAGTGAGTTTGGTATTGCAGGTTTGGTTGGTTTAACGAATGTTTGTACAGCCAATAACACGGTAGCGATTATTGTTTCAGGTGGAGTTGCACGTGAATTAGCTGAAGAGAATGGTGTAACGCCTCGTCGTAGTGCAAGTTTGCTCGATATCTTCTCTTGTGTGGTTCAGGGCGTTCTACCTTACGGTGCTCAAGCGTTATTATTGGGATCGGTATTTGGTTTATCGCCACTTGAGGTGGTTAGTCACTCTTATTATTGTTTCTTCTTAGCGATTGCTGCCGTTATTGCAGTTTTATTGAAGCACCCTAACCGTCAATTAGCGAATGCTTAA
- a CDS encoding methyl-accepting chemotaxis protein, with translation MKLTLKTKLIGSILIAISFIATSLIWLASQELFSQTRNGIYSRAISLTNIATNSVGSWLDAHKLIVESTANITDISLLQPAMLQAKQIGTFNDVFYADLTGQLFIAGQNTALKSFDARQREWYSNALNANGVIISSPYIGADNGKTMITFSVPIYINGQKSGVVGADIPLNSLQNNINNYDVGNNAHAMLLTNKGQILAYPDTNLIMNKFTSVAPELTPTAIDAAIQNKSIEIYQQQGKDKLVYFDAIANSDWLFAVEMDRETEEASHQRLLRQLIMTGTITTLLAMLFVSWLINYLFRDLVRVSQALAEIANGKGDLTQRLEPNSDDEVGQLAINFNRFVSNMHTMVKHLNKVSASLSQQSHITAAQAEERSTRIQHQQDEINMVATAINEMAAATQEIAHNAENTAKTSSETVTVVEYGTAQVHQSQGSIANLATDVKTATEVIEELNTHAQSINTILSTIQGIAEQTNLLALNAAIEAARAGEQGRGFAVVADEVRVLSQRTHASTQEIQQMIETLQRTTTQAVGIMGASRQLAEATVEDATASSDSLSQINSAVVNISDMATQIASAAEEQSSVTEEITRNTIGIRDVSNELAIEATEAAQQAAALSELSHQLQQEIKQFKL, from the coding sequence ATGAAATTAACCCTCAAAACAAAGTTAATCGGCTCAATACTCATTGCTATTAGCTTTATAGCGACAAGTCTAATTTGGCTAGCCTCACAAGAACTTTTTTCACAAACGAGAAATGGCATCTACTCTCGTGCAATAAGCCTCACCAATATAGCGACAAATAGCGTTGGTTCTTGGCTTGATGCCCATAAACTCATTGTTGAAAGTACTGCCAACATAACGGATATATCACTCTTACAGCCAGCAATGCTTCAAGCGAAACAGATCGGAACATTTAATGATGTATTTTATGCCGACTTAACCGGTCAGCTCTTTATTGCTGGACAAAATACGGCACTTAAAAGTTTTGATGCCCGACAACGAGAATGGTATAGCAACGCCTTAAATGCTAATGGCGTTATTATCTCATCACCTTACATTGGTGCTGATAATGGGAAAACAATGATTACCTTTTCGGTACCCATTTATATAAACGGGCAAAAATCTGGCGTGGTAGGGGCTGATATTCCATTAAACTCATTACAAAATAATATTAACAATTACGATGTTGGCAACAATGCTCATGCAATGTTGCTGACGAATAAAGGTCAAATTCTTGCCTACCCTGATACCAATTTAATTATGAACAAATTTACCAGCGTAGCCCCAGAATTAACACCAACCGCAATTGATGCTGCCATACAGAATAAGAGCATTGAAATCTACCAGCAGCAAGGTAAAGACAAACTTGTTTACTTTGATGCCATCGCCAATAGTGACTGGCTATTCGCCGTTGAGATGGATCGCGAGACAGAAGAAGCAAGTCATCAGCGTTTATTGCGCCAACTAATTATGACAGGAACCATCACGACATTATTAGCCATGCTCTTTGTGTCTTGGTTAATTAACTATTTGTTCCGTGATTTAGTTCGTGTCTCTCAAGCTTTAGCGGAAATAGCTAATGGCAAAGGCGATTTAACTCAGCGTTTAGAACCCAATAGTGATGATGAAGTCGGACAGCTTGCCATTAATTTTAATCGTTTTGTGAGTAATATGCATACTATGGTCAAACACTTAAACAAGGTATCTGCATCACTCAGCCAGCAGTCACACATCACCGCAGCACAGGCAGAAGAACGTAGCACGCGTATTCAGCACCAGCAAGATGAAATTAATATGGTCGCAACAGCCATTAATGAAATGGCCGCAGCAACGCAAGAAATCGCTCATAATGCTGAAAATACAGCAAAAACATCAAGTGAAACTGTCACTGTCGTGGAATACGGGACAGCACAGGTTCACCAAAGCCAAGGGTCAATTGCCAATTTAGCGACAGACGTTAAAACCGCTACTGAGGTTATTGAAGAGTTAAATACCCACGCACAAAGTATCAATACGATTCTTTCTACGATTCAAGGCATTGCAGAGCAGACAAACTTACTAGCACTCAATGCAGCAATTGAAGCGGCACGAGCTGGAGAACAAGGGCGAGGCTTTGCTGTCGTTGCTGATGAAGTACGGGTACTTAGCCAACGCACCCACGCGTCAACGCAAGAAATTCAGCAAATGATTGAAACATTACAGCGAACAACCACTCAGGCTGTGGGTATCATGGGGGCTAGCCGTCAATTAGCAGAAGCAACAGTCGAAGATGCGACAGCATCCTCCGACAGTTTATCTCAAATCAATTCAGCAGTAGTCAACATTAGCGACATGGCAACTCAAATTGCTTCGGCGGCTGAAGAGCAATCTTCGGTAACAGAAGAAATCACTCGCAATACCATCGGTATTCGTGATGTGTCTAACGAGCTTGCCATTGAAGCAACTGAAGCCGCCCAACAAGCGGCAGCATTGTCTGAACTGTCACATCAACTGCAGCAAGAAATCAAACAATTCAAGCTATAA
- a CDS encoding methyl-accepting chemotaxis protein: MKLSLKQKLIGASLSAVVVMATALTWLAANQLFDQTRSGVYARAESLSAAATEGISDWVSIRTDIASAFNDYSTEENVIPFLQQARKAGGFDDIFLGTPAGDMLRSHPERNRADYDPRTRPWYRDAQNAGKQIITTAYQDAITNSLLITIAEPINKNGKFIGVVGADVLIDQLINDVINLNVGDNAYAMLINKQDGTFLAHPNKSLLLKPINSYSKEISMPAIESAIQDNLIEPATIQGKAKLLYFKNVPGTNWIMGLEMDQATEEASHASLLRQLIITSIIITLVVVGAVASLVGFLFRDLSRVSDALAEIATGEGDLTQRLEPRSDDEVGQLAINFNRFVGNMHGMVSRLSEVSASLNQQSHITASQAEERSTRIQHQQDEINMVATAINEMAAATQEIASNADNTAKTSGETVAVSEHGATQVKQSQQSISSLAGEVETATQVIGELNTHAQSINTILSTIQGIAEQTNLLALNAAIEAARAGEQGRGFAVVADEVRVLSQRTHASTQEIQQMIETLQQTTGRAVGIMEDSRHLAETSVDDANSASASLSQINTAVTNISDMATQIASAAEEQSSVTAEITRNTEGIRDVSNELAVEADQAAQQAAELSNLSHELQQEINRFKL, from the coding sequence ATGAAATTATCATTAAAACAAAAACTCATTGGTGCCAGCTTATCGGCCGTTGTTGTTATGGCAACCGCGTTGACTTGGTTAGCTGCAAATCAATTATTCGATCAAACGCGTAGTGGTGTTTATGCTCGAGCAGAAAGCTTGTCAGCTGCTGCAACTGAAGGGATCTCTGATTGGGTATCTATTCGAACAGATATCGCTAGTGCATTTAATGACTACAGCACTGAAGAGAATGTCATCCCTTTTTTACAACAAGCCCGTAAAGCCGGTGGATTTGACGACATATTCTTAGGTACTCCTGCAGGCGATATGCTCCGTTCACACCCTGAACGTAACCGTGCAGATTATGACCCACGCACTCGCCCTTGGTATCGTGATGCACAAAATGCAGGCAAACAAATAATTACAACGGCATACCAAGATGCCATCACTAATTCTCTGTTAATTACGATTGCCGAGCCCATAAATAAAAATGGTAAGTTTATCGGGGTTGTTGGTGCAGATGTGCTAATTGATCAACTGATCAATGACGTCATTAACCTCAATGTCGGCGACAACGCTTACGCAATGCTAATCAATAAACAAGATGGCACCTTTCTAGCGCACCCTAATAAATCGCTACTGTTAAAGCCAATTAACAGTTACAGCAAAGAAATTAGCATGCCAGCAATTGAATCTGCTATTCAAGACAATCTTATTGAACCAGCGACGATTCAAGGTAAAGCCAAACTGTTGTATTTCAAGAATGTACCCGGTACTAACTGGATCATGGGCCTTGAAATGGACCAAGCGACAGAAGAAGCGAGCCATGCATCACTACTTCGTCAGCTAATCATTACATCTATTATTATCACACTCGTTGTAGTGGGTGCCGTTGCCTCGCTTGTCGGCTTCTTGTTCCGTGATTTGAGCCGCGTTTCAGATGCATTGGCAGAGATTGCGACAGGTGAAGGTGATCTGACTCAACGCCTTGAACCACGTAGTGATGATGAAGTCGGTCAGCTTGCCATTAACTTCAATCGCTTTGTCGGCAATATGCACGGCATGGTGAGCCGTTTAAGTGAAGTGTCAGCTTCTCTGAACCAACAATCACACATTACGGCTTCCCAAGCGGAAGAACGTAGTACTCGCATTCAACACCAGCAAGACGAAATCAACATGGTCGCAACCGCAATAAATGAAATGGCGGCGGCAACCCAAGAAATAGCAAGCAATGCTGATAATACCGCGAAAACGTCAGGTGAAACGGTTGCAGTATCTGAACATGGTGCAACGCAAGTAAAACAAAGCCAGCAATCAATCAGTAGCCTTGCGGGTGAAGTTGAAACAGCGACGCAAGTTATTGGTGAGTTGAATACACATGCGCAAAGCATTAATACTATTCTTTCAACGATTCAAGGAATTGCGGAACAGACAAACTTACTCGCACTCAATGCAGCTATTGAAGCAGCACGTGCTGGTGAGCAAGGTCGTGGTTTTGCTGTTGTGGCTGATGAAGTGCGCGTATTAAGCCAACGTACTCATGCTTCGACTCAAGAAATTCAACAAATGATTGAAACCTTACAGCAAACAACTGGCCGTGCTGTTGGTATTATGGAAGATAGCCGTCACCTTGCTGAAACAAGTGTTGATGATGCAAATTCTGCATCAGCAAGCCTATCGCAAATTAATACTGCAGTAACAAATATCAGTGATATGGCAACCCAGATTGCATCTGCAGCTGAAGAACAGTCATCTGTAACTGCCGAAATCACACGTAATACGGAAGGGATCCGCGACGTGTCTAACGAACTAGCAGTAGAAGCAGACCAAGCAGCACAACAAGCTGCTGAGCTTTCAAACTTATCTCATGAACTACAGCAAGAAATTAATCGCTTTAAACTGTAG
- a CDS encoding aromatic amino acid transport family protein: MSLSQGIPLSNISADQSCWNRHDTSWMLSLFGTAVGAGILFLPINIGAGGFWPLVIMALLAGPMTFFAHRGLARFVLSSSQSNADFTNVVEEHFGVSTGRIISVLYFLSIFPILLIYGVGLTNTVDSFIVNQLGMSSPSRIVLSGILVLGMISVMLAGEKIMLKVFEVIVYPLAFILAGLSLYLVPSWHLPEMSNTFDIGQLSTTLWLAIPVTVFAFSHAAAISSFAGAQRRHYGDKALPKTEQILKRTSVMLISFVLFFVFSCVLSLSSEQLLEAKMQNVSVLSYLANVHDSQFIVALGPLIAFIAISSSFLGHFLGARESLNGLLQKQTRFSNKNMDRLGIIFMFFCIWGAAVLNPSILGMMEAFSGPIIAMILFVMPMIAVYKVEVLKQYRRHFSTYFILGMGLLAVSAIIFNLV; this comes from the coding sequence GTGTCATTATCTCAAGGTATACCATTAAGTAATATATCGGCAGACCAGAGCTGTTGGAACCGTCATGATACCAGCTGGATGCTGAGCTTATTTGGAACAGCTGTTGGTGCTGGTATTCTTTTCTTACCGATTAATATTGGTGCTGGTGGCTTTTGGCCCTTGGTAATAATGGCGTTACTGGCAGGGCCAATGACGTTTTTTGCTCACCGTGGTTTGGCGCGTTTTGTTCTGTCTTCTTCTCAATCGAATGCTGATTTTACCAATGTTGTTGAAGAGCATTTTGGTGTGTCAACCGGTCGTATTATTTCTGTTCTGTATTTCTTATCTATTTTCCCGATCTTATTGATCTATGGTGTTGGGCTAACTAATACCGTTGATAGTTTTATTGTTAACCAGCTTGGCATGTCTTCTCCTTCACGCATTGTATTATCAGGTATCTTGGTACTTGGTATGATTTCAGTGATGCTGGCTGGTGAAAAGATCATGCTAAAAGTCTTTGAAGTTATTGTGTATCCATTAGCCTTTATTTTAGCGGGCTTATCATTATATTTGGTGCCTAGCTGGCATTTACCTGAAATGTCGAATACCTTCGATATCGGGCAATTATCAACAACATTATGGTTAGCTATTCCTGTTACTGTTTTTGCTTTTAGTCATGCTGCTGCCATTTCTAGTTTTGCTGGTGCACAGCGTCGTCATTATGGTGATAAAGCCTTACCTAAAACGGAACAAATCTTAAAGCGCACGTCAGTTATGTTGATTTCTTTTGTGCTGTTTTTTGTTTTTTCATGTGTATTGAGTTTGAGCTCTGAACAATTACTTGAAGCTAAAATGCAGAATGTTTCAGTATTATCGTATTTAGCCAATGTGCATGACAGCCAATTCATTGTCGCTCTGGGACCATTAATTGCGTTTATTGCCATTTCATCTTCATTTTTAGGGCATTTTCTTGGTGCTCGCGAAAGTTTAAATGGATTATTGCAAAAGCAAACTCGATTCAGTAATAAAAATATGGATCGCTTGGGAATTATTTTTATGTTCTTTTGTATTTGGGGTGCAGCAGTATTAAACCCAAGTATTCTAGGCATGATGGAGGCATTCTCTGGGCCGATTATTGCCATGATTTTGTTTGTTATGCCAATGATCGCGGTTTATAAAGTAGAGGTATTAAAGCAGTATCGTCGTCATTTTAGTACGTACTTTATTTTAGGAATGGGGTTATTGGCAGTGTCAGCAATAATCTTTAATTTGGTTTAA
- the kdsA gene encoding 3-deoxy-8-phosphooctulonate synthase, whose translation MMEQKTVRVGDIDVANDKPFVLFGGMNVLESRDLAMKICEHYVEVTNKLGIPFVFKASFDKANRSSVHSYRGPGMEEGLKIFQELKDTFGVKIITDIHEIYQAQPVADVVDVIQLPAFLARQTDLVEAMAKTGAVINVKKPQYMSPGQVGNIVEKFAECDNENVILCERGALHGYDNLVVDMLGFDVMKKASKGSPIIFDVTHALQCRDPLGAASGGRREQTVDLARSGIATGIAGLFMEAHPAPDQARCDGPSAFPLDKLEPFLNQIKQLDDLIKGFEAIEIN comes from the coding sequence ATGATGGAACAAAAAACTGTTCGCGTTGGTGATATTGATGTGGCTAACGACAAGCCTTTTGTCTTGTTCGGTGGTATGAACGTACTAGAGTCTCGCGATCTTGCTATGAAGATCTGTGAGCATTATGTTGAAGTAACCAACAAGCTAGGCATTCCATTCGTATTCAAAGCCTCTTTTGATAAAGCAAACCGCTCATCAGTCCATTCATACCGTGGTCCTGGTATGGAAGAAGGTTTGAAGATTTTTCAAGAGTTGAAAGATACGTTTGGCGTTAAAATCATCACTGATATTCATGAGATTTATCAAGCTCAGCCTGTTGCTGATGTTGTTGATGTTATTCAGCTTCCTGCTTTTCTTGCCCGCCAGACTGATCTAGTTGAAGCGATGGCAAAAACAGGTGCCGTGATTAATGTGAAAAAACCACAATACATGAGCCCTGGTCAAGTCGGTAACATTGTTGAGAAGTTCGCTGAGTGTGATAACGAGAATGTGATTCTTTGTGAGCGTGGTGCGCTGCATGGCTACGATAACCTTGTTGTTGATATGCTTGGTTTCGATGTAATGAAAAAAGCATCAAAAGGTAGCCCAATCATCTTTGACGTAACGCATGCACTGCAATGCCGTGATCCATTAGGTGCAGCATCTGGTGGTCGTCGTGAGCAAACCGTTGATTTGGCTCGTTCAGGTATTGCGACGGGTATTGCGGGTCTATTTATGGAAGCGCATCCAGCACCAGACCAAGCTCGTTGTGATGGTCCTTCTGCTTTCCCATTGGATAAGCTAGAACCATTCCTAAACCAGATCAAGCAGCTTGATGATTTGATCAAGGGTTTTGAGGCTATTGAAATTAATTAA
- a CDS encoding SirB1 family protein — translation MLQFNDDELDQMTLVEGALEITSVIDPSFPAARIRLQLKQLAKEAEHALMDEPNPHLRLEGLIRLFYREWGFQGDQQQYFSSENALLDKVLERKKGIPVSLGAIFLYLARHLELPVSSVGFPTQYILKIDWYDGEQQFINPFDGEYISLRTLRGWLIGYKGPFCELKDEHLAIADNKDILARWLTVLKSALLREEHYTDALRCSDLALSLRPDDPHEIRDRGYIYQQLDCSHAAASDYAYFIEQCPEDPAAELLKLQVQALNEEPLTLH, via the coding sequence ATGTTGCAGTTTAATGATGACGAGTTGGACCAAATGACGTTGGTGGAAGGTGCTTTAGAGATCACCTCGGTTATTGATCCTAGTTTTCCGGCTGCCAGAATCCGCCTGCAATTAAAGCAACTGGCAAAAGAAGCTGAACATGCCTTAATGGATGAACCTAATCCTCATTTACGTTTGGAAGGGTTAATTCGACTCTTTTACAGAGAGTGGGGGTTTCAGGGGGATCAGCAACAGTATTTTTCTTCTGAAAATGCATTACTGGATAAAGTTCTTGAGCGCAAAAAAGGGATCCCTGTCAGTCTTGGTGCTATTTTCTTATATTTGGCTCGTCATCTTGAACTGCCAGTGAGTAGCGTTGGTTTTCCTACTCAATATATTTTAAAAATTGATTGGTATGATGGTGAACAGCAGTTCATTAATCCTTTTGATGGCGAATATATTAGCTTGCGTACATTACGCGGTTGGCTAATTGGTTATAAAGGACCATTTTGTGAGTTGAAAGATGAGCATTTAGCGATCGCTGATAATAAAGATATTCTCGCGCGTTGGTTAACGGTATTGAAAAGTGCCCTTTTGCGAGAAGAACATTATACCGATGCTTTGCGTTGTAGTGATCTTGCATTGTCTTTACGCCCTGATGATCCCCATGAAATTAGAGATCGTGGTTATATCTATCAACAATTAGATTGTAGCCATGCAGCAGCGTCAGATTACGCTTATTTTATTGAGCAATGCCCTGAAGATCCAGCGGCTGAATTGCTTAAGTTACAGGTTCAAGCGCTTAATGAAGAGCCTTTAACCCTGCATTAA
- a CDS encoding SirB2 family protein: MYESVKHLHFVAIALSVSLFIVRYCLMMANSPLLGKKFLKITPHAVDTVLLLTGVGLIFITGFMPFTAGGGWLTEKITCVFAYIALGVFTLHVGKNKVFKTFAFFGALGWIVLAAKLAVMKTPLLG; the protein is encoded by the coding sequence ATGTATGAATCAGTAAAGCACCTTCACTTCGTCGCTATTGCACTGAGTGTGTCTTTGTTTATTGTTCGTTATTGTTTGATGATGGCGAACTCTCCGTTATTGGGAAAGAAATTCCTGAAAATCACCCCTCACGCGGTGGATACAGTGTTACTGCTAACGGGGGTCGGGCTTATATTTATTACCGGTTTTATGCCTTTTACTGCCGGTGGTGGTTGGTTAACTGAAAAAATTACGTGTGTATTTGCTTATATTGCATTAGGTGTTTTCACATTACACGTGGGTAAGAATAAAGTATTTAAAACATTCGCATTTTTTGGCGCATTAGGCTGGATAGTACTAGCCGCTAAGCTTGCGGTAATGAAAACACCACTTCTGGGATAA
- the prmC gene encoding peptide chain release factor N(5)-glutamine methyltransferase: MPLCIDALLKQATLQLTKAGSDSPHLDAAVLLCHVLDKPRSYLLTWPEKAPSDEQFTLFEALLARRITGEPVAYILGEREFWSLPLKVSPFTLIPRPDTERLVELALEKIPTQACTVLDLGTGTGAIALAIASERNDAQVTGIDLRPEAAELAAENGQRLNIQNVRFLAGSWYTPLASDELFSVIVSNPPYIDAADPHLVLGDVRFEPKTALVADDNGLADIQIISEQGRQHLQTGGWLLMEHGFEQGEAVRHILQELGYHLVSTAQDYAGLDRVTLGCWQG, translated from the coding sequence ATGCCATTATGCATCGATGCTTTGTTAAAACAGGCAACGTTGCAGTTAACCAAGGCGGGCTCTGATAGCCCGCATTTGGATGCCGCAGTATTGCTTTGCCATGTGTTAGATAAACCTCGCAGTTACTTGCTAACTTGGCCTGAAAAAGCGCCAAGTGATGAGCAATTCACGCTATTTGAGGCGCTTCTTGCTCGACGTATTACGGGTGAGCCTGTAGCGTATATTTTAGGCGAACGTGAGTTTTGGTCGCTGCCTTTAAAGGTTTCCCCCTTTACGTTAATACCTCGTCCTGATACCGAGCGCTTGGTTGAGTTGGCATTAGAGAAAATACCCACTCAGGCATGTACAGTTCTTGATTTAGGTACGGGTACGGGCGCGATTGCTTTAGCAATTGCGTCTGAGCGTAATGATGCTCAGGTTACAGGGATAGACTTACGTCCTGAAGCCGCTGAACTTGCTGCTGAAAATGGTCAACGTCTTAATATACAGAATGTGCGTTTTTTGGCAGGTAGTTGGTATACTCCGCTTGCTAGCGATGAGCTATTTTCAGTGATTGTGAGTAATCCCCCTTATATTGATGCAGCAGACCCGCATTTGGTGTTGGGTGATGTACGCTTTGAACCGAAAACGGCATTGGTTGCAGATGATAATGGATTAGCTGATATTCAAATTATCAGTGAACAAGGTCGACAACATTTGCAAACAGGTGGTTGGTTGCTAATGGAACACGGTTTCGAACAGGGTGAAGCTGTACGACACATTTTACAGGAACTGGGTTATCACCTGGTCTCAACTGCGCAAGACTATGCGGGGCTCGATCGAGTCACCCTAGGTTGCTGGCAAGGATAG
- the prfA gene encoding peptide chain release factor 1 — MKSSILVKLETLVERYEEIQHLLGDPGIIGDQNKFRALSKEYSQLEDITQCFQAYLGAKDDLEAAEEMAKDDDPEMREMAQEEVKESKANILRLEDELQVLLIPKDPNDDRNCFVEIRAGAGGDEAGIFAGDLFRMYSRYAERRGWRIEVINENRSEQGGYKEMIAKVSGDGAYGVLKFESGGHRVQRVPATESQGRVHTSACTVAVMPEVPEAEIPEINTGDLKIDTFRSSGAGGQHVNTTDSAIRITHLPTGIVVECQDERSQHKNKAKAMSVLAARITKAEEEKRHAEEASTRRNLLGSGDRSDRIRTYNYPQGRVSDHRITLTLYRLNEVMEGDMDSLIQPVIQEHQADELAAMAEQN, encoded by the coding sequence ATGAAATCATCAATTTTAGTTAAATTAGAAACCCTGGTTGAGCGTTACGAAGAAATTCAACATCTGCTTGGCGACCCTGGCATTATCGGTGATCAAAACAAGTTCCGAGCGTTGTCTAAAGAGTACTCTCAGTTAGAAGACATTACGCAATGCTTCCAGGCTTACTTGGGTGCAAAAGATGATCTTGAAGCCGCAGAAGAAATGGCGAAAGACGATGATCCTGAAATGCGTGAAATGGCACAAGAAGAAGTTAAAGAATCAAAAGCAAATATTCTTCGTTTAGAAGATGAACTTCAGGTGCTATTGATCCCTAAAGATCCTAACGATGATCGTAACTGTTTTGTTGAAATTCGTGCCGGTGCGGGTGGTGATGAAGCGGGTATTTTTGCGGGTGATTTATTCCGTATGTACAGTCGATATGCAGAGCGTCGTGGCTGGCGTATTGAAGTGATCAATGAAAACCGTTCTGAGCAGGGCGGTTACAAAGAAATGATTGCGAAGGTAAGTGGCGATGGCGCTTACGGCGTATTGAAATTTGAGTCTGGTGGTCACCGTGTGCAGCGTGTGCCTGCGACAGAATCACAAGGTCGAGTTCACACATCAGCATGTACTGTTGCGGTAATGCCTGAAGTTCCTGAAGCAGAAATTCCTGAAATTAATACTGGCGATCTAAAAATAGATACGTTCCGTTCATCAGGCGCTGGTGGTCAGCACGTAAACACGACTGACTCTGCTATACGTATCACTCACTTACCAACAGGTATTGTGGTTGAATGTCAGGATGAACGTTCACAGCATAAGAACAAAGCAAAGGCGATGTCTGTTCTTGCAGCTCGTATCACTAAAGCTGAAGAAGAAAAGCGACATGCAGAAGAAGCAAGCACGCGTCGTAATCTACTTGGTTCAGGTGATCGTTCAGACCGTATTCGTACGTATAACTATCCTCAGGGACGTGTATCTGACCACCGTATCACCTTAACTCTTTATCGTTTGAATGAAGTGATGGAAGGGGATATGGATAGCTTGATTCAACCTGTTATTCAAGAACACCAAGCAGACGAACTGGCTGCGATGGCAGAGCAAAACTAA